In one window of Mus pahari chromosome 3, PAHARI_EIJ_v1.1, whole genome shotgun sequence DNA:
- the LOC110319180 gene encoding olfactory receptor 4P4-like: MECQRNISEFLLLGLSSKQNIEVFCFMFFLFCYFTILSWNLLILFSIRCSSLFNQPMYYFLSHLSSMDICYTSCVTPKLIGDLLAGRKTISYTNCMLQVFVMHFFGMIEILILTAMAFDRCVAICKPLHYMVIMSRNRCHIFIWASWVGGVAHSFPQVMMLVCLPFCGPNELDHYYCDIFPLLKVACTDTYITGVLMVANSGMVAFVIFVLLFGSYVVILFTLRNYSAEGRRKALSTCGSHISVVILFFGPSIFVYLRPPTTFPEDKIFALFYTIIAPMFNPLIYTLRNTEMKSAIKKVWCQMTFFGEKNN; encoded by the coding sequence ATGGAATGCCAGAGGAACATATCAGAATTTCTTCTCTTGGGGCTATCTTCCAAGCAGAACATTGAAGTGTTTTGCTTCATGTTCTTCTTATTCTGCTACTTTACCATCTTGTCGTGGAATCTGCTGATCCTTTTCTCAATTAGATGCAGTTCTTTGTTCAACCAACCTATGTACTATTTCCTCAGTCATTTATCATCTATGGACATTTGCTATACCTCCTGTGTGACACCCAAATTGATTGGCGATCTGCTTGCAGGAAGAAAAACTATCTCCTATACAAACTGCATGCTACAGGTCTTTGTCATGCACTTCTTTGGAATGATTGAAATCTTAATCCTGACAGCCATGGCCTTTGACCGCTGTGTGGCCATTTGCAAGCCTCTCCACTACATGGTCATCATGAGCAGAAACAGGTGCCATATCTTTATCTGGGCTTCCTGGGTTGGTGGGGTTGCCCACTCCTTTCCCCAGGTTATGATGCTAGTCTGTTTGCCCTTCTGTGGCCCCAATGAATTAGACCACTACTACTGTGACATTTTCCCTTTGCTGAAAGTTGCTTGCACTGACACCTACATCACTGGTGTCCTCATGGTTGCCAATTCAGGAATGGTTGCCTTTGTTATCTTTGTTCTCTTGTTTGGTTCATATGTAGTCATACTGTTCACATTAAGGAATTACTCAGCAGAAGGGAGACGTAAAGCtctttcaacctgtgggtcccatatttctgtggttattttattCTTTGGACCTTCCATCTTTGTCTACCTTAGACCTCCTACCACTTTCCCTGAAGACAAAATCTTTGCATTGTTTTACACTATCATTGCTCCTATGTTCAACCCCCTCATATATACTCTAAGAAATACAGAGATGAAGAGTGCCATAAAGAAGGTTTGGTGTCAGATGACATTTTTCGGAGAAAAAAACAATTAA